The Candidatus Omnitrophota bacterium genome includes the window GCTCGCGGAGGCGAACGTCCATATTGACGCGTCGAACGGGTCCGTGCGGGTGCAACGCAATCGCCATCAACCGTTGCAGGCCGTTGATGTCACCACGATGCCGTTTCCAGGATTTCCGACGGACATGCAAGCCCAGATGATGGCGCTGCTCGCCGTGGCCCGCGGGGTGAGCATCTTGACCGAAAAAGTGTATCCGGAGCGATTCATGCACATCGCGGAGCTCAACCGCATGGGAGCCTCGATTACGAAGGAAGGGGTCAGCGCGATCGTCAAAGGGGTGGATCGGCTCTCGGGTGCTCCGGTCGCCGGATCTGATCTGCGAGCCGCTGCCGCCCTCGTCTTAGCGGGCTTGGCGGCGGATCATGAAACCGAGCTGACCGGGGTGGAGCATTTGGAGCGCGGCTATCAAGATTTCGAAGAACAACTCTGCCGATTAGGGGCAAAAATTCAGCGAAAGGAGTCCTAGATGGTGGTGGTTCGTTTAGAGCGTCGGGGGACGAAAAAGAAGCCGCATCATCGCATTGTGGCGACAGAACGGACCCGCTCCCAAGGCGGCCGGATCCTGGAAACGTTGGGGTATTATGATCCGTCATTCAAGGAACCGCACTTTTCCTTGGATGAGTCGCGCCTGGCCTTTTGGATTTCTTCCGGCGCGCAGGTCTCCGAAGCGACCGCGCATCTCATCAAACGGTTCAAAAAGATTTCTGTCGCGGCGCTCAAACACTAACCGATGCAGATTGATGTGGTGACCATATTTCCGGAGATGTTTCCGCCGGTGCTGAATGCTTCGATCTTGAAGCGAGCTCAGGACAGCGGCATCGTCGATATCCAGGTGCACAATCTTCGCGACTATACGCATGATCAGCGGCGCACCGTGGATGATCGGCCGTATGGCGGAGGCCCTGGCATGGTGATGAAGCCGGAGCCCATCTTTGAAGCGGTCGAGGCTCTCCGAGCCAAGCGGGGCTGCGAGGCGCATCGAATCCGGCAGCCGAGGACGTGTGAAACGATTCTGTTGAGCCCGAAGGGCGAGCCGCTCTCGGCCGGCCTGGCGAAGGCGCTGGCGGCGCTAACACACGTGCTCTTGATTTGCGGCCGGTATGAAGGGGTGGATGAGCGGGTGAGGATCGGCTTGGCGGATCGGACCCTGTCCATTGGGGATTATGTGCTGACCGGCGGCGAGCTGCCGGCGATGGTGGCGATCGATGCCCTGGCGCGGTTCATCCCCGGCGTCCTCGGCCATGCCCAGGCCACCGAGGAGGAATCGTTTGCGGAAGGATGGCTGGAATATCCCCACTATACCCGACCACCGACGTACCGCGGCATGACGGTCCCAGAGGAACTCTTAAGCGGGGATCATGAGGCTGTGGCGCGCTGGCGAAAAGCCCAGGCCACCGCGCAGACCCTGGCTGTGCGCCCTGAAATGATCACGAGTCATCAATGTAATCGCTCTGCAAAATCACTGTAATCCATTATCAATGGAGGGGTAAGATGGAATGGTTGCAATGGATTCACGGCACGCCGAAAGAGAACACGGCGGCGGGCTTGCACCCTGGCGATGAGGTGCGCGTCTGGTACCGCATTTTAGAGCAGGGCAAGGAACGCCTGGGGCAGTTTGAAGGCACGGTGATCCGCACGCGAGGCGCGCGGGCGTCGAGGACGTACACGGTCAGGCGCGTGACCTTCGGCGAGGGGGTGGAGCGCGTCTTTCCCGTTGACTCAAAAACCGTGGCGAAGATCGATGTGCTGCGGCACGGACATCTTAAGCGCGCCACGCTCTACTACCTGCGGACGAAGATCGGCAAGGTGCGGGTGGAATCCACTGACGCGATGGCGACGAAGGCCGTCCGCGCGGCTTCTGAATCGAACAAGGCGGCTGAATCCGCTGCTGTTGTCGCAGAAAAGAGCACCACGACCACGTAACCGGTGATCGGCTTACGGCTTCGATGGGCGTTGTTGCTGGGGTTGATGAAGCCGGCCGAGGCCCTTGGGCCGGACCGGTCGTGGCCGCTGCAGTCATCCTTCACGTTCCACGCCTGCCCGTCCGCATCGATGATTCCAAACGGTTAACCGCCCACCAGCGTGCCGTGGCCTATGCCGCGATTCTTGAGCAGGCTGACATCGGAGTAGGCATCGTGCCGGCCGCTGAGATCGACCGAATCAACATCCTGCAGGCGACATTCATGGCGATGCAATACGCCCTCGAGCGATTGCCTCAGCGGCCGGATCTCGTCCTCGTCGACGGCCATCTCGCTCCGCCGATTGGCCTTCCATGCCGGCCGATCATCCATGGCGATCAGCGCGAGTATGTGATTAGCTGCGCCTCCATCGTCGCGAAAGTCGTGCGTGACGACCTGATGGGGTTGTATCACGAGCTGGCTCCGCAGTATGCGTTTGCTCGCCATAAAGGCTACGGGACGAGCCTGCACGCCGCCAATTTGAAACAGCATGGGCCGTCGATCTTCCACCGGCGCACGTTCCACCCCGTCCTCGATGAGTAGAAGCACGTTTCGCCAACGGTTAGGCCGTCGGGGTGAGCGAATCGCGGCGGCGCACCTCCGCGCGCAGGGCTATCAGATCGAAGAGACGAACATTCAGTTTCCCGTCGGGGAAATCGACATCCTGGCTCGCGAGGGCGCAACACTCTGCTTCGTTGAAGTGCGCTCGGCGTCCTCGGAACAGTGGGGTGGGCCGCTGGCATCGGTCACCTCGCCCAAACAGCGCCGGCTCATCCGCGCCGCCGCCTGGTATCTGAACCGCCTGCCGCAGTGGCCGCCGCAGTGCCGATTTGACGTCATCGCCATTGGCTGGCGCGGCGCTGAGGAGCCTTCAGTCGAGCTGATCCGCGGCGCCTTTGATGCCAGTTGACGACGCTCGATCGCGTTGAATCCGCCGCAGATTTCCCCTATAATAAGTGTTTCCGTATCCGTATTCATCTAACGAGGTTACGTTGCACGTTCCGTTGTCGAAATTCCTCGGTCAGGTGGCCCAACAGGGATCCTGGTATGGAGGGGGAACCGCTGCCGCGCTCGGCGTGGGTCTTTCCGCCGCCCTACTGGAGAAGCTCGCGCACCATCCCGCCGATCGGAAACGCCTGAAACAGATTCGGCAGCGAAGCCTTTGGCTCGCGGAGCGCGATGCCGCCGTCTTCGCCGGCGTCATTGCCGCTTGCCGCACCGGACGGCGCGGAACGTTTCGGCAAGCCCTGAGAGCGGCGGTTGAGGTCCCGTGCCGCGTCTATGAGGACGCGCAAGCGGTTCGTGCGCTTGGCCGCAAGATCCAACGGACGATTGCGCCGCGGCTTCAATCAGATGTGCGTTGCGCCATGGCACTCGCGGAGGCGGGGCAAGCCGGAGCGCAAGGGTTTATCAACGCCAACCTGGCGTGGCTCAACGATCGCGCCTATGCGCTGAGGATCCGACGACGGCTTCGGAGATGATCGGAGCAATGGCCGCAATCGAGTTAGAGGGAAAACCTATCGCTGAGCGCATGTTCACGCAGCTGCGGGAAGAGCTGAGCGAGCTGATTCCGCTTCGAAGTATGCCGAGACCGCAGTTACGCGTCCTCCATTTCAACTCCCAAGCCTCAACACTGTATTGGCAGGCGCAAGAGCGCACGGCCGCCAGACTCGCCATCGAAACCGTCGGCAGCCATGAGTGCGACCCGCACGTGCGTCCTGAAGACGTGGAACGCATCATTCATGCGTGGAACCAGGACCCCAAGGTGCACGGCATTTTCGTGCATCAACCGCTGCCGGAGCACGTGGATGCGCAGCGGATTTCCTCGCTGATCGACCCGACGAAAGACATCGAGGGCATCCATCCGCAGAACTCGGCGCGGCGATTCTTCGCCAAAGCCCGCATCGGCTCCTGCACCGCGCTGGCGGTCATGGAGCTCATCGAGTCGACACAGGTTGATCTGGCCGGCAAAGAAGCGGTCGTGGTGGGGCATAGCGAAATTGTCGGACGTCCGGTCAGCATGCTGCTGCTGGATACCCTTGCCACCACGACGATTTGTCACATCGGCACCGATAAGGCCGGACGGCTTGAGGAGCATGTGCGGCGGGCCGATGTGCTGGTCGTCGCCATCGGCAGGCCGCAGTTCATCAGAGGGGCTTGGATTAAGCCTGGGGCCATCGTGATCGATGTGGGCATCAATGTGGTGGGCGGCCGCGTGGTGGGCGATGTGGAGTTCGAGGCGGCCAAAACGCGCGCCGCCTTCATCACCCCGGTGCCCGGCGGGGTGGGGCCGGTGACGGTCATGATGGTCATGAAGAACACGGTTGAAGCCTTTAAGCTACAACAAAGGAATGGTGTTTGATTACACAGATTGCTAAAAGATGATGACACAGATAAATTTGCCTGAAACGGAGCGCTTTGAGCGGAAGCTCGGGAAGAAGTTCTTGGTGACCATGGAAGTCAACCCGCCGAAAGGCACTGACCTTTCGGAGATCATGAAGGCGGTTGGGCTAGTGAAGGGGCAGGTCGATGCCATCAATGTGACGGACGGCTCTGGCGCGATCATGCGGGCGTGTCCGCTGGCCGTGGCCAAGGCGGTGCTGGATGCGGGGGCTGATCCCATCTTGCAGATGACCTGCCGCGACCGCAATCGCCTCGCCCTCCAGGCGGATTTGCTGGGCGCGTCGATCTTGAGCATCCGCAATCTGCTGCTGCTGACCGGCGATGACCCGAAAGCCGGCGACCATCCGGAGGCCAAACCGGTCTTTGACATCAACTCCGCGGCCCTGATGCAGGCGGCCAAGAGGCTCACGCAGGGCAAGGATATGGCCGGCAAGGACCTCGCTGGCGCTCCAGCATTTTGCATCGGGGCGGCGGCGGATCCAGGGGCGAAAGACCTTGAGGTGGAAACCCAAAAGTTTCAGGCGAAGATCGATGGGGGCGCTGAATTTTTCCAGACGCAGGCGGTGTTTGACCCGCCTACGCTTCGCGCGTTCATGGAGCGCGTCAAGCCGTTTGGAAAGCCCGTCCTCGCCGGCATCCTCCTGGTCAAGTCCGCCAAGATGGCTCGGTACATGAATGAGCATGTCTGGGGGATCCGCGTCCCGGATGATCTCATCGCCCGCTTTGAGCAGACCAACGATGCAAAAGCCGAGTGCGTCGCGGTGACGACGGAGCTGATCCGCGCGGTGCGGGAGGTGGCGGATGGGATCCACGTCTACGCGCTGGGCTGGGAAGCGTTGGTGCCTGAGATCCTCAAGGAAGTCAAAGGAGCTGACACGAGCACACGCCGATGAATAAAACTGCTCTCAACGAGAAACACCGCGCTTTGGGCGCGAAGATGACGGACTTCCACGGCTGGGAGATGCCGTTGTATTACACCAGCATCCTCGATGAGCATCGCGCCGTGCGCCAAGCGCTTGGCATCTTTGACATCTCCCACATGGGCCAAGTACTCGTCACCGGCCCGGACGCGACGCGGACCCTGAATCATCTGATGGTGAGCGATTTTTCCCAGGTCGGGTTGAACCGCGCGTGTTATACGCTCATGCTCAATGAGCGCGGCGGCATCATCGATGATCTGATCATCTACCGCCTGGGTGAGGAGGAATTCCTCGTCATCGTGAACTGCGGCAACCGGGCGATCGATGTGGAGTGGCTGCGCGCGCATCGCCAAGGGAACACGACCGTCACCAATATCAGCGAGGAGAGGGCCATTCTGGCGATCCAAGGGCCGCTGGCCTCGCGCGTGCTCGAGACGCTGATCGACGCCAAAGTGGCCGGCCTTGGCCGGTTTGAAATCGCGCCAATCAGAACCATCGGGCCCGACGCCTGCATCGCCCGCACCGGCTACACCGGCAGCGATGGGTTTGAGCTGTTCCTTCCGAATCGGCATGCCGGTCGGCTGTGGGAGGCCACGTTGGCCGCCGGCAAACCGCAGGATGCCCATCCCGTCGGACTGGGGGCGCGAGATACCCTCCGAGTGGAAGCCGGTCTGCGTTTGTATGGCGCGGACATGGATGCGGCGACGACCCCGTGGGAAGTCGGATTGGATTGGACCGTCGCCCTCGGCAAGCCGAACTTTATCGGCAAGGACACGCTCCTGCGCCAGCGGGCGCAAGGGGTGACGCGAAAGTTTGTGGGGTTTGTGTTGCCGCAAGGCCCGGTGCCCAGGACAGGGATGGAGCTGACGGCCCCTGGCGCGGATCATCGGCGCATCGGCGCGGTCACCAGCGGCACGTTTAGCCCGATGCTGAATCAGCCGGTCGGCATGGGCTACGTGGAGCCGGCGTCGGCCGCGGTCGGAGCGCCCTTGGGCCTCACGGTGCGAGCGCAACGCTACGCGGCCGCCATCGTGAAACTGCCGTTTTGGAAGCCGGAGCGCAAACCTTCGGCGGTCTCATCACCGGCACCATCGAGTGGAACGCATCTATTGGAGAGGCTATCGTGAGATGAATATTCCCGCTGAACTTCGGTATACCAAAACCCACGAGTGGGCGCGGCAAGAGGGCACGGACGTTGCCGTTGGCATTACGTCCCATGCCCAGGAAGAGTTGCGCGACGTGGTGTTTATCGAGTTGCCGAACGTCGGAAAGGTCGTCAAACAGGGCGAGCCGGCTGCGGTCATCGAATCGGTGAAAGCGGCCTTCGATATTTACGCGCCGGTTTCAGGAGTGATCAGCCGCGCTAATGGCGCGCTCGCCAAGTCGCCTCAGGCGGTCAACCAGGATTGCTATGGGGCCGGCTGGCTCTTTGCGGTGGCTCCCAGCAACCCGGCAGAGCTCTCCTCGCTGTTGTCGGCTCAGGCGTATGAGCAGCAACTCCAGACGCCAACACCCGGACACTGAACGTGATGTGGTATTCCCAAAACACGGATGCGCAGCTGCAGGAGATGCTGCGCGCCATCGGTGTTCGCTCCTTTGCGGAGCTGATCCGCAGCGTGCCCGAAACGCTGCAGCGCCGCACCCTTGATGTCCCTGACGGCCTTGCCGAAGCCCAGGTGATTGAACTTGGCGAGCAGTTGGCTGCGCGGAATCGTTCGGTCAAGGACGTCATCTCATTCCTTGGCGCAGGGTCGTATCACCATCTGATCCCGACGGTCGTCGACGCGATCGCGGCTCGCGGCGAATGGCTCACCCCGTACACGCCGTATCAGGCTGAGGCGAGCCAGGGCACGCTCCAAGCGATCTACGAGTTTCAGACGATGATCTGCGAGCTGATGCAGATGGAGGTCTCCAACGCCTCGATGTACGATGGCGCCTCGGCGGCCGCAGAAGCCGCCGTCTTATCATTACGCGCCACGGAACGCCCGCGGTTTTTGGTGTCTGAGGCGGTCCATCCGCATGTGCGGCAAACGATGTCAACGTATCTCAGCGATGCCAGCGCGATGCTCCAAGTGATCCCCACGGTCAATGGCGTCACCGATGTCGAAGCGCTCGACAAAGCCTTGAAGGATGATGTGGCCGGTGTTCTGCTGCAGCAGCCGAACGTCTTCGGCTGTCTTGAACCCATGGCCCAAGCCGCGCAACGCGCGCATCGCGTCGGCGGGTTGTTTGTCGCGTCGGTCTACCCGGTGAGTCTCGGATTGCTGCAACCGCCTGGAGCCTATGGCGCTGATATTGCCGTGGCTGAAGGCCGTTGCCTCGGCAGCCCGATCTCCTTTGGCGGGCCGGGGCTGGGATTGTTCACGACCACACAAGCGCTGGTTCGCCGGATTCCCGGCCGGTTGGCCGGCTGCACCGTGGATCAGTCAGGCCGCCGAGGCTTCACGCTGACCCTGCAGACGCGAGAGCAGCACATCCGCCGGGAGAAAGCGACGTCGAATATTTGCACAAACGAGGGCTGGCTCGCACTTCGGGCCACGATTTTTCTCAGCGTGCTCGGCTCGCACGGCATGCGAGAGCTGGCACAGCTCAACCTTGAGAAAGCCCATTACGCGCAGAGACGGCTGAGTGAGATCCCATGGATCGCGCCGGCGTTTGATCAGCCGTTCTTCAACGAATTCACGCTTCAGTACGATGAAAAGGTGAATGTGGTTCGCCTCAACCGTCGGTTAGCCGCCAAAGGCGTCGTTGGCGGGCTGCCACTGGCTCAATGGTATCCCCACATGCCGCACGCCGCCCTCTGGTGCGTGACGGAAACCATGACGAAAGACGCCATCGACAGGACCGTTGGCGCCCTGAAGGCGTTGGTCTGATGGCCGAGCCGTTGATTTTTGAGCAGTCGGTTCCGGGGCGGCGCGGTTATCTCTTGCCGCCCAGCGGCGTTCCCGCCCTGGCTGCTGCCGACGCATGGCCTGATGAGGCGCTGCGGCCGATCCCGCCGCCGCTGCCTGAGGTCGCGGAGTTTGATGTCGTGCGGCATTACACGCGGTTGTCGCAACTCAACTTCTCGGTTGATACGAATTGTTATCCGCTTGGGTCCTGCACGATGAAGTACAACCCGAAGCTCAATGAGCGCATTGCCGCGATTCCGGGGCTGGCGTATGTGCATCCGCTGCAGCCCGAAGCGCATGTGCAGGGAACGCTGCAGCTGCTGTATGAATTAGAGCAATTGCTGTGCGCTATCACCGGCATGGGCGCCTTCACCCTCCAGCCAGCCGCAGGCGCCCAGGGGGAATTGACCGGGCTGAAAATCATCGCCGCGTACCACCGGCGCAAACGGCACCGCGATCGCACCGTCATTCTGATCCCTGATTCAGCGCATGGCACCAACCCCGCCTCTGCGGCGCTGGCTGGCTTCACCGTGGAAAAACTTCACACAGGACCCAACGGCCTGCTCGATGTTCAGGAGTTGCAGCAGAAGCTCACCCGGCATGTGGCCGCTTTGATGCTCACGAATCCCAACACGCTGGGGTTGTTTGAGCGCGATATCGCGGCCATCACCGCCATGCTGCATGAGCAAGACGCGCTGGTGTACATGGATGGCGCGAACATGAACGCGTTGCTCGGTGTGGCGCGGCCGGGGGAGATGGGCGTCGACCTCTTGCAACTGAATCTGCATAAGACGTTTTCAACACCGCATGGCGGGGGCGGACCGGGAGCCGGTCCGGTCGGCGTGCGAACGTCGCTGGAAGAGTTTTTGCCGGTGCCTCGCGTGGTGAAGAAGGGCCGGCACTTTGCCATGACGGCCCGAAGCCGAGCCACGGTGGGCCGCGTGCATGGATGGTTCGGCAATGTCGGCGTGCTGATCCGCGCCTATGCCTATATTCGCACGCTGGGCCGCGAAGGGCTGATCCGCGCAGGGGAAACGGCGATCATCAATGCGAATTACCTTAAGGCGAAAATCAACGACGCCTACGCGATTCCGTATGATCAGCCGTGCATGCATGAGTTTATTGCGAGTGCGACGCCGCTGAAAGCGCATGGTGTGACGGCGGGCGATGTGGCCAAGCGGCTCCTCGATTACGGCTTTTACGCGCCGACGGTGTACTTCCCGCTCATCGTGGCCGAGGCCTTGATGATCGAGCCGACCGAAACCGAATCCAAGGAGACGCTGGATCGGTTCGCCGAGGCCTTGGTGCGAATCGCCAAAGAAGCCGCAGAGACCCCGGATGTGGTCAAGCGCGCGCCCTCTCGGATGCCGGTTGAGCGATTGGATGAAGTGAAGGCGGCGCGGGAGCCGAATTTGCGATGGACCGCAGAGCAACACACAGCCGTGAGTGGCGGCTGAGTGTTGATGAGCCTCGCACCGCCGCAGCGCATATGGCCTGCGATGCGCGGTTGGCGGCTGAGGCGATAGGCACGGCGCGATTCTTTCAGTGGAATCCGCCCGCGGTATCGTTGGGTTTTAAGCAGCCGCGGCCAACATGGATTGAGACGATCGACCATGGACCATGGACCATCGACATTGTTGAGCGGCCAACTGGCGGCGGGATCGCCTTTCACGGCAGCGACGTGTCAATCTCGGTGGTCTGGCCTCGCGAAGGCGCAGAGCACCTTCATGACATCATGCAGATGATCACGGACAGCGCGGTGGAGTGCTGCCGTCAGTTCGGCGTCGTGGCCGACGCGGTGCTCGAACAGCCGGCTCAGGAGCCGATCACCTACTGTTTGGCGCAACCAAGCTCATACGCCGTCATGGTGGATCACCGCAAAATCGCCGGCTTTGCCATCCGCCGCTATCCCGCAAGCTGGCTGATCCAAGGATCATTGCTGGTGCGAGCACTGCCTCCCATCGTGAGCGCGCTGCTGCCGGACGACGTTCAGACTGTCCTCGCGCATCGCGCGACGGCGTTGAGCGATCTCGATGATCAGGTCAGCGTAGGGATGGTGATGGAGGCCTGGCCACGTCAATATCAACGAACAACGGGAAAGGGGCTGGAATGATTACCACGGTGGTGGGGAACTATCCGAAAGTCGCCGATGGGGCGTATTCATCGAAACTCCGCAGCGCTCGAGATCGGTGGGAGCGGAACGAGCTCACCGATGCGCAACTGAAGGCCGTTGAAGACGAGGTCACTCGGGCGGTGATCGCCGAGCAAGAGCAGGCCGGAGTCGATGTGCTCACCGATGGGCAGATCCGATGGGATGATCTGCTGCGGCCGTTGGCCACCCACATTGACGGGTTTGCCATCCAACAGCGTCTTGAGCGGTGGTTCGACAATAATGTCCTGTTCCGGCGCCCGATTCTGAAGCGCAAGCCGTCCTGGCCCGGCCCGAGGTTCGTCAATGAGTACCGTTTTGCGAGCCACTGCACGAAGAAACCGGTCAAGGCGGTGCTGCCAGGGCCGTATACGTTTGCGACATGGTGCGAGGATCAGTACTTTGCGTCCAAGTCGAAACTCACCCTGGCCTTGGCCGAGATGCTGAACCAGGAAGCCAAGGCGCTGGCTCAGGCCGGAGCCTCGCTGATTCAATTTGATGAGCCATCGATCGGCTTCGGCAAAACCGATGCCAGGCTCGCCGTTGAAGGATTGCGGCGCGCCACGCAAGGCGTCTCGGCGACGACGGCCGTCTACACCTATTTCGGCGCGGTGAATGGGTGGCTGCCGGCGTTGATGCGAGCTCCCGTGGACATCATCGGCATTGATGTGGTGTCCGACCCGAAGGCGCTGTCGGCCTTGAAACGGGCGAAGATCACGAAAGCGCTCGCCATTGGCTGTCTTGATGCGCGCAACACGAAATTAGAGTCGGTCAAAGAGCTGCATGCGATCTTTCGCGCGGTCGCGCCGTTGGTCCCGTCGGATCAGCTGTATATCAATCCCAATTGTGGATTGGAATTTCTCCCGCATACGCAGGCCCTGGCGAAAATCCGCCGACTGGTCGAAGCGGTTCACGCATTTCGCGGATAAGGCCGAGCGCCCAACGCGCTCGGCATTCCGCCCCGGCCCTGATGGCCGGGGCTTCAGAGACAGAGGAGGAAATAGTGATGTTGCTCACGACATCTGTTGGGAGCATGCCGAAACCCGCCTATCTTGAGGAGGCGCGGAAACAGCACCGTCGCGGCGAGCTGAACGCCACGCAGCTGCATGCGTTGGAAGAGCAAGCCACGCGCGAGTGGATCAAGATCCAGGAGGATCTTGGCATCGATATTCTTGTGGACGGCGAGCAATACCGCGGCGATATGGCCGCCTACTTCGCCGAGCACTTCAGCGGGTTTCATGCCAACACCGAACTCGTGCGCTCCTATGGCAACCGGTACTACCGCAAGCCGATTATCGTCGGCAAGATTACGCGCGCCAAGCCCATCACGGTGGGGTGGTGGAACTTTGCGCAGCGCCTCACCGACCGGCCGGTCAAAGGGATGCTGACCGGGCCCTATACCATCATGGATTGGTCGTTCAACGAATACTATCCCTCCCGCCGCGCGGCGGCCTTAGCGCTCGCCAAGGTCATTCACGATGAGGCGAAGGATTTGGAGCTCGCCGGCGCGCAATACATCCAGATCGATGAGCCGGCCATCTCCGTTCGGCCGTCAGAAATGGATCTGGCGATCGAAGCCTTAGGCGTGGTGACGAAAGGGCTCAAGGCCAAA containing:
- a CDS encoding methionine synthase, translating into MAGASETEEEIVMLLTTSVGSMPKPAYLEEARKQHRRGELNATQLHALEEQATREWIKIQEDLGIDILVDGEQYRGDMAAYFAEHFSGFHANTELVRSYGNRYYRKPIIVGKITRAKPITVGWWNFAQRLTDRPVKGMLTGPYTIMDWSFNEYYPSRRAAALALAKVIHDEAKDLELAGAQYIQIDEPAISVRPSEMDLAIEALGVVTKGLKAKTLTHICYGDFKAIGPKLSKLPVDHIDLEFANRNFELLEVFRGKRFSKEIGLGVVDVHSHRLESKDEVVANLRKALKVFRPEQIYVDPDCGLKTRTPEQAIEKLRVCVEAARAVREELLVAV